The Chitinispirillales bacterium ANBcel5 genome has a segment encoding these proteins:
- a CDS encoding SNF2-related protein: MAFYSEEEISKYAFPAVVEEGRRWYQKQKVISSSLLGDNLIASVRDEATQKVVISRDSEAGMRFECSCGFDMGGACKHAVAAMFSANESNAVQVGINWDNLPPADDTDDDERAESEQRTSDLNVGELPLSKPVGRLYLTESESMLLVELRFHYNGLAEFSRTDSNQSRIVLSESGKLVKVTRSRARETVLTAKLASYNLVRYQAATFTPDCDPRIWTLQELPRLARDGFEIYGQEKLISSNARKSTPKLNVVVTTKEGVFECALTVKFDGISATLASLLQAVREGSRFVLLSDGSSGMLPQSWLDKFSALFSAINETENKDRLLIKSSQIALVDMLFSMADKSEGDCDFLSKRERLKDFKNIKEEPAPESFNCTMRDYQLAGYQWFMFLKHYGFGGCLADDMGLGKTVQTIALLLREKQSKQSCPSLVVVPTSLLFNWINEIQKFAPAIRTLLYHGPKRHNYKDLTAMADVVITSYGTMVRDLNQVMTKKFNYLILDEAQAIKNPTSQVSRAIRQIKAKHKLALSGTPIENNLSELWSLFTFLNPGMLGSFRSFAKNFIKPIMKDLNENTTAVLRQMIHPFILRRTKEQVAKELPPKSEVILYTEMLPEQKMLYDITRDTYRGKIIDSIENSGIERGRFEMLEGLMRLRQICCHPSIMNKSFSEESGKFNLLEEVLSDIVSGGHRVLIFSQFVKALELIRVRLAQQGISTELLTGQTRNREKVVDRFQNRNSAPVFLISLKAGGTGLNLTNADYVVHLDPWWNPSAENQASDRAYRIGQTKPVFVYKIITKDSVEERVLELQNQKKELVNSIITTESSFAKNLSKEDIIGLFS, translated from the coding sequence GTGGCATTTTATTCAGAAGAAGAGATCAGCAAGTACGCATTTCCTGCAGTTGTGGAAGAGGGGCGTCGTTGGTATCAAAAGCAGAAAGTAATCTCGAGTAGCTTACTTGGTGACAATCTCATTGCCAGTGTTCGTGATGAGGCTACTCAGAAAGTAGTGATCAGTCGAGATTCCGAGGCCGGAATGCGCTTTGAGTGTAGCTGTGGCTTTGATATGGGCGGTGCCTGCAAGCATGCTGTTGCTGCTATGTTTTCGGCAAACGAAAGCAACGCTGTTCAGGTTGGTATCAATTGGGATAACTTGCCGCCGGCAGATGATACGGATGATGATGAGAGAGCAGAAAGTGAACAGAGAACTTCTGATTTAAATGTCGGGGAACTGCCGTTAAGCAAACCTGTGGGAAGATTGTATCTAACTGAAAGCGAATCAATGCTTTTGGTTGAATTGAGATTTCATTATAATGGGTTGGCTGAGTTTTCACGCACCGACTCAAATCAAAGCCGCATTGTTCTGTCAGAAAGTGGCAAACTGGTAAAGGTTACACGGTCCCGGGCAAGAGAAACAGTGCTTACCGCTAAACTGGCCTCCTATAACCTTGTACGATATCAGGCTGCTACCTTCACCCCCGATTGTGATCCCCGCATCTGGACTCTTCAGGAATTACCCCGTTTGGCCAGGGATGGTTTTGAAATATACGGTCAGGAGAAACTCATCTCCTCAAATGCCCGCAAATCCACTCCCAAACTAAACGTTGTAGTTACAACCAAAGAGGGGGTATTTGAATGCGCCTTGACGGTAAAATTTGATGGTATCTCTGCTACCTTAGCTTCATTACTGCAAGCGGTGAGAGAGGGGAGTCGTTTCGTATTATTATCCGATGGAAGCTCTGGTATGTTGCCTCAGTCGTGGCTGGATAAGTTCTCCGCACTCTTTTCTGCCATAAATGAAACCGAAAACAAGGACCGACTCCTAATCAAATCATCTCAGATTGCATTGGTGGACATGCTCTTTTCTATGGCAGATAAGAGCGAAGGGGACTGTGATTTTTTAAGCAAAAGAGAGCGTCTTAAAGACTTTAAAAACATTAAAGAGGAACCAGCCCCGGAATCCTTTAACTGTACCATGCGTGATTACCAATTAGCTGGTTATCAATGGTTTATGTTTTTGAAGCACTATGGCTTCGGAGGATGTCTTGCCGACGATATGGGACTTGGTAAAACAGTTCAAACCATTGCGCTTCTGTTACGGGAAAAGCAGTCTAAACAGAGCTGTCCCTCTCTTGTTGTGGTACCGACCTCACTTTTGTTTAATTGGATTAATGAGATACAGAAATTTGCTCCTGCCATAAGAACACTGTTATATCATGGGCCTAAAAGGCACAATTATAAAGATTTAACTGCTATGGCCGATGTGGTAATCACATCCTATGGCACAATGGTAAGAGATCTGAATCAGGTAATGACAAAAAAGTTTAATTACTTGATACTTGATGAAGCTCAGGCCATAAAAAACCCCACCTCACAGGTTAGTCGGGCTATACGGCAAATTAAGGCAAAGCATAAACTTGCTCTCAGTGGTACCCCCATCGAAAACAACTTATCTGAGCTATGGTCATTATTTACGTTCCTTAACCCGGGTATGCTTGGGAGCTTTAGAAGTTTTGCCAAAAATTTCATAAAGCCTATCATGAAAGACTTAAATGAGAATACTACAGCAGTGCTACGGCAAATGATTCATCCCTTTATACTTAGAAGGACCAAAGAACAGGTAGCCAAAGAATTACCGCCTAAAAGTGAAGTGATACTCTACACCGAAATGCTTCCTGAACAGAAAATGCTCTACGATATAACCCGTGATACCTACAGAGGTAAAATAATCGACTCCATAGAAAACTCAGGGATCGAGCGGGGAAGATTTGAGATGCTTGAAGGGTTGATGCGGTTGCGACAGATCTGTTGCCATCCTTCGATTATGAATAAGAGTTTTTCTGAAGAAAGCGGGAAATTTAATCTGCTTGAGGAAGTGCTCAGTGATATCGTTTCGGGCGGACACCGCGTTTTAATATTCTCACAATTCGTTAAAGCACTTGAACTTATCAGAGTACGACTCGCTCAACAGGGGATCAGCACAGAACTGTTAACCGGCCAAACCAGAAACAGAGAGAAGGTTGTTGATCGGTTTCAGAACAGAAACAGTGCTCCTGTTTTCTTGATCAGTCTTAAAGCCGGGGGGACCGGCCTTAATCTGACCAATGCTGATTATGTTGTACACCTGGACCCATGGTGGAATCCAAGTGCTGAGAATCAGGCTTCAGACAGGGCCTACCGCATCGGTCAGACCAAACCGGTGTTTGTTTATAAAATAATCACCAAGGACTCAGTTGAAGAGCGGGTGCTGGAGTTGCAAAACCAAAAAAAGGAGCTGGTTAACTCGATAATCACCACAGAAAGTTCCTTTGCAAAAAACCTGTCTAAAGAAGATATTATCGGCTTATTTTCATGA
- a CDS encoding FecR domain-containing protein, with translation MLPTIALMTLLLLFGMGNRACAGHHPQIKSLSGQVELRPTNTTGWKYISSSMPLTGNEEFRVHPGSTIHLLLSHRKGVYFNQNSRFVISRTNNSNAPYHVSIIYGEAFFFDLENRRGTNPQDIVISTNNSRITLSGSSYIIVDSTSKRLKVLAGVANVRLTHLNQRHHLRAPQKIGITKHNTFKSKMLDKDIEMIQDWVPKEIIRSAKQQQLRNLRRDRILLSGQFKDRVLFTSLDNNSEYAGSWNISSGITNHIKTVLEDRFSHMSFAVSDQAQTGDATHRELAKKYQARYVVRGEIQQFDLLKRADISISGDQYTETKETAVRLRVSVYDAGAGRIIYDQFHRSEKSAPIRRTETRQDYENMQFALKNERFKSTLLGETISECISGIIKDLSVIIY, from the coding sequence ATGCTACCAACAATCGCTTTAATGACACTGCTGCTTCTATTCGGGATGGGTAATCGGGCATGCGCAGGACATCACCCGCAAATTAAGTCACTAAGCGGACAAGTCGAGCTAAGACCCACAAACACAACCGGTTGGAAGTACATTTCATCATCGATGCCACTGACGGGAAATGAAGAGTTCAGAGTGCATCCGGGATCCACTATACACCTTTTACTGTCTCACAGAAAAGGCGTCTATTTTAATCAAAACAGCAGATTTGTGATCAGCAGGACCAATAATTCCAATGCACCATACCACGTATCCATTATTTATGGAGAAGCATTCTTTTTCGATCTTGAAAATAGAAGAGGCACTAACCCTCAAGACATTGTTATTAGCACAAATAACTCAAGAATAACTCTGAGCGGTTCATCCTATATAATTGTTGATTCAACCTCAAAACGTCTAAAAGTCCTGGCTGGTGTAGCAAATGTAAGACTAACCCATTTAAACCAACGTCACCATCTAAGAGCTCCGCAGAAAATTGGTATAACCAAACACAACACATTTAAAAGCAAAATGTTGGATAAAGATATCGAAATGATTCAGGATTGGGTGCCAAAAGAAATAATCAGGAGTGCTAAACAACAGCAATTGCGGAATTTACGAAGAGATCGGATACTACTTTCCGGTCAGTTTAAAGACAGAGTGTTATTCACCTCTCTGGATAACAACTCTGAGTATGCAGGTAGTTGGAATATCAGTTCCGGGATAACAAATCATATAAAAACGGTACTGGAAGACAGGTTCTCGCACATGAGTTTTGCTGTTTCTGATCAGGCTCAAACAGGTGATGCCACACATCGGGAGTTAGCTAAAAAATACCAGGCACGGTATGTGGTGAGAGGAGAAATCCAACAATTCGATCTGTTGAAGCGTGCTGATATATCAATAAGTGGCGATCAGTACACCGAAACAAAAGAGACCGCGGTACGATTACGGGTAAGTGTTTATGATGCAGGAGCGGGCAGAATTATTTACGATCAGTTCCATAGAAGCGAAAAGTCTGCTCCGATACGCCGTACAGAAACCCGGCAAGACTATGAAAACATGCAGTTTGCCTTAAAAAACGAGCGGTTTAAATCGACACTGCTGGGGGAAACAATAAGTGAGTGTATAAGTGGTATTATCAAAGATTTATCGGTAATCATCTATTAA
- a CDS encoding putative toxin-antitoxin system toxin component, PIN family — MKIVLDTNVLVSGIFWGGIPFKILEHWMQNRFELIISREILDEYQRTLIKISKGKNDTLVDQWMLLITEFSHIINTKRRFRLSADPDDDKFIECAVAGSAKYIVSGDSHLLDIGTVLDIPIMPPSEFLKKI; from the coding sequence GTGAAAATCGTACTTGATACAAATGTACTTGTTTCAGGAATTTTCTGGGGTGGTATTCCATTTAAAATACTGGAACACTGGATGCAGAATAGGTTTGAACTGATAATTTCGAGAGAAATTCTCGATGAGTATCAAAGGACACTTATTAAGATCTCAAAGGGTAAAAATGATACCCTTGTTGATCAATGGATGTTGTTAATTACAGAGTTCTCACACATCATCAATACAAAAAGAAGGTTTAGGTTATCAGCCGATCCTGATGATGATAAATTCATAGAATGTGCAGTTGCAGGTAGTGCAAAATACATTGTGAGCGGAGATTCCCATTTATTGGATATAGGCACAGTTTTGGACATACCTATAATGCCACCTTCAGAATTTTTGAAGAAAATATAA
- a CDS encoding AbrB/MazE/SpoVT family DNA-binding domain-containing protein: MVRTEITSVSSKGQVVIPDKIRKQMGLTSGSKLIVVTDGTNLLLKPIEEPKLDSFKKLIEESRKFAKKEKLTKSDVQKAIKEVRRENRT; the protein is encoded by the coding sequence ATGGTCAGAACAGAAATTACAAGCGTTTCATCAAAAGGGCAAGTCGTTATCCCTGATAAAATTAGAAAGCAAATGGGTCTTACAAGTGGTTCAAAGCTTATCGTTGTTACTGATGGGACGAACCTTTTATTGAAACCAATTGAAGAACCAAAGCTGGATTCCTTTAAAAAGCTCATTGAAGAGAGTAGAAAATTCGCAAAAAAAGAGAAATTAACCAAATCGGATGTTCAAAAGGCGATTAAGGAAGTACGGCGTGAAAATCGTACTTGA
- a CDS encoding toll/interleukin-1 receptor domain-containing protein: MTNDHAPIEKKLFISHSSKDKNTIWPIIEELTAYGVGVWVDALEMRPGSKLFREISEGIGVSRYVAVMITSASVQSEWVKEEIQQAMSD, from the coding sequence ATGACAAATGATCACGCCCCTATCGAGAAAAAATTATTCATTTCACACTCATCGAAAGATAAAAATACAATATGGCCGATAATTGAAGAACTGACTGCTTACGGTGTTGGTGTTTGGGTTGATGCACTTGAAATGAGACCGGGCTCAAAACTATTCCGTGAAATATCAGAAGGTATAGGTGTTTCAAGGTATGTAGCAGTCATGATTACAAGTGCATCTGTGCAAAGCGAATGGGTAAAAGAAGAAATTCAGCAAGCGATGTCTGATTAG
- a CDS encoding ATP-binding protein, translating to MEQPKFRVDSRLAILLSENYRSSELAIKELVDNAWDADAEKVSIELPEPVTSKPIVVEDNGNGMTPQEMQSEYLVVAKDRRSSKGKLTVGKKRKVKGRKGIGKFAGLISASTMKLETWARGTLTQIVIHKDQLLDASRDLEQLDLLPEIQSVEEQKSGTKITLTHLNQSLKFPLADKLREILIREYGREYDFEIFINGNRLSIEDISGETRTVEKQFGEIGHASLIFTVSDGKRPFKNSGIALRVDGKIIGKPTFFGLEESEDFPKSILGKIYGEVEADGLVDDITADWGTIIENSVAYEELKKWVVPEIRDAAKRIYGQEIHLSQARLQKKVNERMQHLPEFKRYFAQKALNKLLQKYYNEPEDRLEPIVNVVLDAIECDEYFFILDTIDKAKQGDVASFADALEKSSLTEMAIIQHQIAFRRRMIDEIEEIVKNPNSLEKHIHQTFENRLWILGIEYSLKSSNITLKRIIEEYLQSNKYTGPGASKRPDLLLINDVLGQHSVIEFKRPSHTLKHEDYRQAIEYRHELMSDLQNMEVIIIGGKRDEGLKTSYTENNVKFMTFNEIIAVARRQFDWFIDEVSKKIQLDK from the coding sequence ATGGAGCAACCAAAGTTTCGAGTAGATTCTCGTCTTGCAATCCTTCTCAGCGAGAACTACCGTTCCTCAGAGCTGGCAATTAAAGAGCTTGTTGATAATGCATGGGATGCTGATGCGGAGAAGGTTTCGATAGAACTCCCTGAACCGGTTACTTCCAAGCCAATAGTAGTTGAGGACAATGGAAATGGGATGACTCCTCAAGAAATGCAAAGTGAATATCTGGTTGTCGCAAAGGATCGGCGCTCAAGCAAGGGCAAGCTAACGGTAGGAAAAAAGCGCAAGGTTAAGGGAAGGAAAGGTATAGGAAAGTTCGCTGGACTAATAAGCGCATCTACAATGAAATTGGAAACTTGGGCAAGAGGAACATTGACACAAATAGTTATTCATAAGGACCAACTGTTAGATGCATCCAGAGACCTTGAACAACTGGATTTGCTACCAGAAATCCAAAGCGTTGAAGAGCAGAAATCAGGTACAAAAATCACCCTTACTCATCTCAATCAGAGTCTGAAATTCCCGTTGGCTGATAAGCTAAGGGAAATATTGATTAGAGAATATGGCAGAGAATATGATTTCGAAATTTTTATAAATGGAAACAGACTTTCCATCGAGGATATCAGCGGAGAAACCCGCACAGTGGAGAAGCAATTTGGTGAAATAGGCCATGCGTCTCTGATATTCACAGTATCTGATGGTAAGCGACCTTTTAAAAATTCTGGAATCGCGTTGCGGGTAGATGGAAAGATAATTGGCAAACCAACATTCTTTGGTCTTGAAGAGTCTGAAGATTTTCCGAAATCAATATTAGGAAAGATATATGGTGAAGTTGAAGCCGATGGATTGGTAGACGATATAACTGCTGACTGGGGTACAATAATAGAGAACAGTGTTGCCTATGAGGAGCTAAAAAAGTGGGTTGTGCCTGAAATACGGGATGCTGCAAAAAGGATTTATGGCCAAGAAATACACCTTTCACAAGCGAGACTACAGAAGAAGGTAAATGAACGCATGCAGCATTTGCCTGAATTCAAGCGATATTTCGCACAGAAAGCCCTGAACAAATTGCTGCAGAAATATTACAACGAGCCTGAAGACAGACTTGAGCCAATAGTGAATGTCGTCCTCGACGCTATTGAGTGTGACGAGTACTTCTTTATACTTGATACAATTGATAAAGCTAAGCAAGGAGATGTTGCGTCTTTCGCAGATGCTTTAGAGAAATCAAGCCTGACTGAAATGGCAATAATACAACATCAAATAGCATTTAGACGACGAATGATAGATGAAATTGAAGAAATAGTTAAGAATCCAAACTCTCTTGAGAAGCACATTCATCAAACCTTTGAGAATCGGTTGTGGATACTGGGCATTGAATACTCTTTAAAGTCGTCAAACATCACACTTAAGCGAATAATAGAAGAATACTTGCAGAGCAACAAATATACTGGTCCAGGTGCTTCGAAACGTCCAGATCTACTTCTCATTAATGATGTTCTCGGTCAACATTCAGTAATAGAATTCAAAAGACCAAGTCATACACTGAAGCATGAAGATTATCGGCAGGCGATAGAATATCGCCACGAACTAATGTCTGACCTCCAAAATATGGAAGTCATTATAATTGGTGGGAAGCGGGATGAAGGGTTAAAAACATCCTACACTGAAAATAATGTAAAATTCATGACCTTCAATGAAATAATTGCCGTTGCAAGGAGGCAATTTGATTGGTTTATAGATGAGGTCAGCAAAAAAATTCAACTAGATAAATGA
- a CDS encoding AAA family ATPase produces the protein MAIVISVINLKGGVAKTTTTVQLAECLSSEFSKKVLVVDLDPQTNATIALIKEENWEELDHSGQTLFQLFSDKLNNTKLFNVDTAIQKGVSNLNIRYLDLLPSSIRFIDIQDKISDIPDKTGYSINPMEVLKTTLHPYLDEYDYVLIDCPPNLGFITRNGIEISDYYLIPTIPDTLSTYGIPQIIKTINQFSLERPLKIKCLGLVITKFDSRSSSHERGLRNLPARFNIIFDNLGLPPSKIFDTKIPQANATAESMEFTNPVSTFKQKYGRGRSGCHYLYEYVLDLTREFMNYAKQ, from the coding sequence ATGGCAATAGTTATTTCAGTTATCAATCTTAAAGGTGGAGTCGCAAAGACAACTACCACAGTCCAACTAGCTGAATGTCTTTCCTCCGAATTCAGTAAGAAAGTACTTGTTGTTGATCTGGATCCACAAACAAATGCTACTATTGCCCTTATTAAAGAAGAAAATTGGGAAGAATTGGATCATAGCGGTCAAACGTTATTTCAACTGTTTAGCGATAAACTTAATAATACAAAATTATTCAATGTTGATACTGCGATTCAAAAAGGGGTTTCGAATCTTAACATCAGATATCTTGATCTACTTCCATCAAGTATAAGATTTATAGATATTCAGGATAAGATTTCGGATATTCCGGACAAAACTGGCTATTCTATCAACCCAATGGAAGTCCTTAAAACAACATTACACCCATACCTTGATGAATATGATTATGTTTTAATAGATTGTCCCCCTAATTTGGGATTTATTACTCGCAATGGTATCGAAATTAGCGATTACTACCTTATTCCAACAATACCGGATACTCTTTCCACTTATGGAATTCCACAAATTATTAAAACAATCAACCAGTTTTCATTAGAACGACCTTTGAAGATTAAATGCTTAGGACTAGTGATTACGAAATTTGATAGCCGCTCAAGTTCTCATGAACGAGGGCTACGAAACTTACCAGCAAGATTCAATATTATATTTGACAATCTTGGACTTCCTCCATCTAAAATATTTGATACTAAAATACCACAAGCAAATGCTACTGCGGAATCAATGGAATTCACAAATCCAGTTTCAACATTTAAACAAAAATACGGTAGAGGCCGATCTGGTTGTCACTATCTTTATGAGTACGTTTTAGATTTAACAAGGGAATTCATGAACTATGCAAAACAATAA